Proteins encoded by one window of Candidatus Omnitrophota bacterium:
- the rimO gene encoding 30S ribosomal protein S12 methylthiotransferase RimO, whose amino-acid sequence MKKLKVYLLSLGCARNLIDSEIILGILNDKGFRIVNQPKDVDLAIVNSCAFIKEAKEESIETILEFIELKKEGVIQRLWVIGCLYQRYDEELKKELPEVDGFLGVEAWKHNLEEMIENLVNPSSQRVKFKIPRMKSKRGFRSLRFRLTPSHYAYIKLSEGCDNFCSYCIIPKIRGSLRSRPLEEIIKEVKSLARGHLLKEINLVAQDTTLYGKDLYGTPTLLALLKELVKIKSISWIRILYMHPAHITDELIEFIAENEKICRYIDMPIQHISNRILARMGRKISKAQIYQLIDRLRRKIKNVALRTSIIVGFPGEKEADFQELVKFVQEVKFEHLGVFVYSKEEDTHAYNFPEQVHEKIKRERYNYLLEIQKEISLEILKGYIGKSIKVLIDEKLPEDSFTFLGRTEYDAPEVDGGVIIRDKSLKPGEFIKAKVIDTWEYDLLAQKI is encoded by the coding sequence ATGAAAAAACTCAAAGTATATCTTTTAAGTTTAGGTTGCGCTAGAAATCTTATCGACTCAGAAATTATCTTGGGTATTTTAAACGATAAAGGTTTTAGAATAGTTAACCAGCCTAAAGACGTAGATTTAGCAATTGTCAATTCCTGTGCTTTTATAAAAGAGGCTAAGGAAGAGTCGATTGAAACAATTCTGGAATTTATTGAACTTAAGAAGGAAGGAGTTATCCAAAGATTATGGGTTATTGGTTGTCTTTACCAGCGCTATGATGAGGAGTTAAAGAAAGAGTTACCTGAAGTGGACGGTTTTTTAGGAGTAGAAGCGTGGAAACATAACTTAGAGGAGATGATAGAAAATTTAGTAAACCCCAGTTCACAAAGAGTTAAGTTTAAGATTCCTCGAATGAAGAGTAAACGAGGATTTAGGTCTTTGAGGTTTAGGCTTACCCCTTCCCACTATGCTTACATAAAATTAAGCGAAGGTTGTGATAACTTTTGTAGTTATTGTATCATTCCTAAAATCAGAGGCTCCTTGCGTTCCCGTCCGCTGGAGGAGATTATTAAAGAAGTAAAGAGTTTGGCGAGAGGGCATTTATTGAAGGAAATAAATCTGGTGGCTCAAGATACCACTCTTTACGGTAAGGACCTTTATGGAACGCCTACACTTCTTGCCTTGCTAAAGGAACTGGTAAAGATAAAATCTATCTCTTGGATAAGGATACTCTATATGCATCCTGCCCACATAACTGATGAATTGATTGAGTTTATTGCAGAGAATGAAAAAATATGTCGCTATATAGATATGCCTATTCAACACATCTCTAATAGAATATTGGCAAGGATGGGAAGAAAGATTTCAAAAGCGCAAATTTATCAACTTATAGATCGTCTGAGAAGAAAGATTAAGAATGTTGCTTTGAGGACTTCCATTATAGTTGGATTCCCTGGAGAAAAAGAAGCAGATTTTCAGGAATTAGTTAAATTTGTTCAAGAGGTTAAATTTGAACATTTGGGTGTTTTTGTTTATTCCAAAGAAGAAGACACTCACGCCTATAATTTTCCAGAGCAGGTTCATGAGAAAATAAAAAGGGAGCGTTATAACTATCTTTTAGAAATACAGAAAGAAATTTCTTTAGAGATTCTCAAGGGTTATATAGGGAAAAGCATAAAGGTGCTTATCGATGAGAAGCTTCCCGAGGATAGTTTTACCTTCTTAGGAAGGACTGAATATGATGCTCCCGAAGTAGATGGGGGTGTAATTATTAGGGATAAGAGTTTGAAGCCGGGAGAATTTATAAAAGCAAAGGTCATTGATACCTGGGAATATGATTTACTGGCACAGAAAATATAG
- a CDS encoding SpoIIE family protein phosphatase encodes MAKVMRKSQKICIRILSLGFFILIFSSLLGWHDSIELKIYDFFLKFRPKGNSSNSLIILEVEEEVREDGLWPWKKEWLPYLVNYLSGLGVKAILVDSSLKKYIDFEHPFLKSPPTKTQIFYPQENSLDFEDRDLILDQDGKIRRYRLFLEGKKSLVLQTYLSYMEEDLSFPFHKEFLINYDKNKYSGVERYTYFNLVISIFLSSRQESPKIDFSRFKDKICIIGMAPVVVNKSYPTPFNLTSPLEIRLQVLDSLLRSKFLHRANRWGNTGILLLLSLLSTVVFLKVRRSRRFLFVFLFILSYLAISFIVFYLLGFWMDNFLPAFSSFYIFLAITIYRYSAEIMLKKEEKKKELAWKLKQETFINNNLVTKDVEIVIKTSFSHEAEGDFFDIIKLEDNQIGVLLGRASGKGLETVNYITKLVNEFRLQAPLCKRPRILFNAVNNILFAEGTKGMYATCLYLLVDMEKRILSFANAGHEPLIMASEGKQEINLYEALDSTPLGIAKNVGFFDQEVGLNKGDLVVGFTAGVVEIRNREGKEFGINNLKDIINQYRTWNVAKLGNKVFEKIHRFSQSQGAHSEFSLLLLKVKEEVVKEKETVHERRKTLVQQMVK; translated from the coding sequence ATGGCCAAAGTTATGAGAAAATCACAGAAAATTTGCATAAGAATTTTAAGCTTGGGATTCTTTATTTTAATATTTTCTTCTTTATTAGGTTGGCATGACTCAATAGAGTTAAAAATCTATGATTTCTTTCTAAAGTTTAGGCCTAAAGGAAATTCTTCTAATTCCCTCATTATTTTAGAGGTAGAGGAAGAGGTAAGAGAAGATGGACTCTGGCCATGGAAAAAGGAGTGGCTACCTTATTTGGTAAATTACTTGAGCGGTTTGGGAGTAAAAGCAATACTTGTGGATTCATCATTGAAGAAATATATAGATTTTGAGCATCCTTTTTTGAAATCTCCCCCCACCAAAACTCAAATATTTTATCCGCAAGAAAATTCTTTGGATTTTGAAGACAGAGATTTAATTCTTGACCAGGATGGAAAAATACGTAGATATCGATTGTTTTTAGAAGGGAAAAAATCTTTAGTCCTTCAAACTTACCTATCCTATATGGAAGAGGACTTAAGCTTTCCTTTCCATAAAGAGTTTTTGATAAACTACGATAAAAATAAATATTCAGGGGTTGAGAGGTATACATATTTTAATTTAGTAATCTCTATTTTCTTATCTTCCCGACAAGAATCTCCTAAAATAGATTTCTCTCGTTTTAAGGACAAAATTTGTATAATTGGTATGGCTCCGGTGGTAGTAAACAAATCTTATCCTACACCTTTTAATTTAACTTCTCCCTTAGAGATTCGTCTGCAGGTTCTTGATAGTCTTCTAAGAAGCAAATTCTTACACCGGGCTAATAGATGGGGAAATACCGGAATTCTTTTGCTTTTATCTTTATTAAGTACTGTGGTGTTTCTAAAAGTAAGGCGTTCCCGAAGATTTCTTTTTGTCTTTCTTTTTATTCTTTCTTATTTAGCGATTTCTTTTATAGTATTTTATCTTTTGGGATTTTGGATGGATAATTTTCTTCCCGCTTTTTCTTCTTTTTATATTTTCCTGGCTATCACTATTTATCGCTATAGTGCCGAAATAATGCTTAAAAAAGAGGAAAAGAAAAAAGAACTGGCTTGGAAATTGAAGCAAGAAACATTTATTAACAACAATTTAGTAACCAAGGACGTAGAAATAGTTATTAAGACATCCTTTAGTCATGAGGCAGAAGGAGATTTTTTTGATATTATTAAACTTGAGGATAATCAGATTGGGGTTTTGTTAGGCAGGGCATCGGGTAAAGGATTGGAGACAGTTAACTACATTACGAAATTAGTAAATGAGTTTCGTCTCCAGGCTCCTTTATGTAAAAGGCCACGCATATTATTCAATGCGGTAAATAATATTCTTTTTGCGGAAGGAACAAAAGGAATGTATGCTACTTGTTTATATCTTTTAGTTGATATGGAAAAAAGGATTTTAAGTTTTGCTAATGCAGGACATGAACCTTTAATTATGGCTTCCGAAGGCAAACAGGAGATAAATCTATATGAAGCTTTAGATTCTACTCCTTTAGGTATTGCTAAGAATGTAGGATTTTTTGACCAGGAAGTGGGATTGAATAAAGGTGATTTAGTTGTTGGTTTTACCGCGGGCGTTGTAGAGATAAGAAACAGAGAGGGTAAAGAGTTTGGTATAAACAATTTGAAGGATATCATTAACCAGTATCGGACTTGGAATGTGGCAAAGTTGGGAAATAAAGTTTTTGAGAAGATTCATCGTTTCAGTCAAAGCCAAGGTGCTCATAGTGAATTTAGTCTTTTGCTCCTAAAGGTTAAGGAAGAAGTAGTTAAAGAAAAGGAAACGGTCCATGAAAGAAGAAAAACGCTTGTTCAACAGATGGTTAAATAA
- a CDS encoding DNA translocase FtsK has protein sequence MQREKWEEILGVIFLAIGIIILFSFISYTTDDLSFYTSSPNIPPRNFIRIFGAIFSGIVFFLFGYAGYFIPLFFIAWAVKKFLHLSPERIKLKIFSLIISGLVLSGIFSMMGLEKTAKFKMGGFIGHHISLFLLNYFGRLGAWIILMTLGLLSIILVTDILLTPYIAGFREWFVESIGFFKKSSFKILRREKKIDKGIKGYGREKEESISLVNEKKWAETLDKPPEINITPSVTRPREEPKEVKNISHQEKYLKEERSSQFVLPSFDLLESPPPIEEREIKEDLEENSRILEETLRDFSIEAKVVRVERGPVVTLYELQPAPGVKINKIVSLSDDIALVMKASSVRVVAPLPGRGTVGVEVPNSLTTLVYLRDILEVKEFRNANSKLAIALGKDISGNPLISNLQDMPHLLIAGATGSGKTVCVNTIIMSILFRATPYDVRFILIDPKMVELAMFNGLPHLLSPVVTDAKKTALVLSWLVEEMEWRYRIFARLGVRNIEGYNEKIDQGVKLSAEDFDEELANDFHTIDFDKHMPYIVTVIDELADLMVVASREIEEAITRLAHLSRAVGIHLILATQRPSVDVVTGVIKANFPARISFRVASKVDSRTVLDMNGADKLLGKGDMLFLRPGTSKPIRAQGSLVSDREIERVVEFLKKQAPPAYNEFLLKDAEKRTFGLGKDKDELYDEAVKVVLETGQASASILQRRLRLGFTRAARLIDMMEEEGIVGPYRGAKPREILVNKEELTRDPNIKEQT, from the coding sequence ATGCAGAGAGAGAAATGGGAAGAGATTTTAGGAGTTATATTTCTGGCTATCGGTATTATCATTCTTTTTAGTTTCATTTCTTACACTACTGATGATTTATCTTTTTACACCTCCTCACCCAATATACCCCCGCGTAATTTTATACGTATTTTTGGTGCGATTTTTTCAGGAATAGTTTTCTTTCTCTTCGGTTATGCAGGATATTTTATTCCGCTTTTCTTTATCGCTTGGGCGGTAAAAAAGTTCTTGCATCTTTCTCCCGAAAGAATAAAATTAAAAATTTTTAGTTTAATTATTTCAGGACTGGTTTTGTCAGGAATTTTTTCAATGATGGGGCTGGAGAAAACAGCCAAATTCAAAATGGGGGGATTTATTGGACACCATATCTCTCTTTTTCTCTTAAATTATTTTGGTAGATTAGGGGCATGGATAATTTTAATGACTTTGGGACTACTCTCTATCATATTGGTTACGGACATTCTCCTCACCCCCTACATTGCCGGTTTTAGAGAGTGGTTTGTGGAGAGTATAGGTTTTTTTAAAAAATCAAGTTTTAAAATACTGCGTAGAGAGAAGAAAATAGATAAAGGAATAAAGGGATATGGAAGAGAAAAAGAAGAATCAATTTCTCTTGTAAATGAGAAAAAATGGGCAGAGACCTTGGATAAGCCTCCGGAGATTAATATTACCCCCTCGGTGACGCGCCCAAGAGAGGAACCTAAGGAAGTAAAAAATATTTCTCATCAAGAAAAGTATTTAAAAGAAGAGAGAAGTTCCCAGTTTGTTCTTCCTTCCTTTGACCTTCTGGAATCTCCTCCTCCCATTGAAGAGCGGGAGATCAAAGAAGACCTTGAAGAAAATTCACGTATCTTAGAGGAAACTTTACGTGATTTTAGTATTGAGGCAAAAGTCGTAAGAGTAGAACGTGGTCCGGTGGTTACTCTTTATGAACTTCAACCTGCTCCCGGAGTAAAGATTAATAAGATTGTTTCTCTAAGTGACGATATCGCTTTGGTGATGAAGGCTTCCAGTGTAAGGGTGGTAGCACCGCTTCCCGGAAGAGGGACAGTAGGAGTAGAAGTTCCTAATTCTCTTACTACTCTTGTATATCTAAGGGATATTCTTGAGGTTAAAGAGTTTAGGAACGCTAATTCCAAATTAGCTATTGCTTTAGGAAAAGATATATCGGGAAATCCTTTAATAAGCAATCTCCAGGACATGCCTCATCTCCTTATTGCTGGGGCAACCGGCTCAGGAAAGACAGTTTGTGTCAATACCATTATTATGAGTATACTTTTTAGAGCCACTCCTTACGATGTCCGTTTTATTCTTATTGACCCAAAGATGGTAGAGTTGGCGATGTTTAATGGGCTACCCCACCTCCTTTCTCCCGTGGTAACCGATGCTAAAAAGACCGCCTTGGTTCTTTCCTGGTTAGTAGAAGAGATGGAGTGGAGATATCGTATATTTGCCAGATTAGGAGTACGTAATATTGAAGGGTATAATGAAAAAATTGACCAAGGAGTAAAACTTTCTGCAGAAGATTTTGATGAAGAATTGGCTAATGATTTTCATACGATAGATTTTGACAAACATATGCCTTATATCGTTACAGTGATTGATGAATTGGCTGACCTTATGGTCGTAGCTTCTCGGGAGATAGAAGAAGCGATTACACGCCTTGCCCATCTTTCGCGTGCTGTAGGGATACATCTTATCTTAGCCACACAGAGACCTTCGGTAGATGTAGTTACGGGAGTAATCAAGGCAAATTTTCCTGCGCGTATCTCTTTCCGCGTTGCCTCCAAAGTAGATTCGCGCACTGTTCTTGATATGAATGGTGCAGATAAACTTTTGGGTAAAGGGGATATGCTTTTTCTGAGACCGGGGACTTCTAAGCCCATCCGTGCTCAGGGGAGTTTAGTTTCCGATAGGGAAATAGAGAGGGTTGTGGAGTTTTTGAAAAAACAAGCTCCTCCTGCCTATAATGAATTTTTATTGAAGGATGCAGAAAAAAGAACATTTGGGTTAGGGAAGGACAAAGATGAGTTATATGATGAGGCGGTTAAAGTGGTATTAGAAACAGGGCAGGCTTCTGCTTCTATTCTTCAGCGCAGATTACGTCTTGGTTTTACACGTGCAGCTAGACTTATCGATATGATGGAAGAAGAAGGTATTGTCGGACCTTATAGAGGGGCAAAACCGAGGGAAATACTGGTTAATAAAGAGGAATTAACGAGAGACCCCAATATTAAAGAACAAACATAA
- the pgsA gene encoding CDP-diacylglycerol--glycerol-3-phosphate 3-phosphatidyltransferase — protein MNLPNILTILRVLLTFIFMYFLFLPGIFAKLMAIFIFFLASLTDYWDGYLARKNNLVTNFGKLMDPVADKILVLAAFIAFVEMGLMFSWMAMIIVGRELLVTGIRILVMMNGTVIPAMRAGKHKAVSQFFTIITVLLFLFVRELLIGKNLWNSFWEGAFNHTVFWLFFFVTFVTLLSGISFLYHHRFYLSRIINKE, from the coding sequence ATGAATCTACCCAATATTCTTACCATTCTGCGGGTTTTACTTACTTTCATTTTTATGTATTTTCTTTTCTTGCCGGGAATCTTTGCCAAATTGATGGCGATCTTTATCTTTTTTCTAGCAAGTCTTACAGATTATTGGGATGGGTATTTAGCGCGGAAGAATAATTTAGTTACAAACTTTGGTAAACTTATGGACCCCGTAGCAGATAAAATTCTTGTTTTGGCGGCATTTATTGCTTTTGTAGAGATGGGGTTAATGTTCTCCTGGATGGCAATGATTATTGTGGGAAGGGAATTATTGGTTACAGGAATCAGAATCTTGGTGATGATGAATGGGACAGTAATTCCTGCAATGCGCGCCGGTAAGCATAAGGCGGTATCTCAGTTCTTTACAATCATTACCGTCCTCTTATTTCTCTTTGTTCGTGAATTGTTGATAGGCAAGAACTTATGGAACAGTTTCTGGGAGGGTGCTTTTAACCATACGGTTTTTTGGTTATTTTTCTTTGTTACCTTTGTGACTTTGCTTTCCGGGATAAGCTTTCTTTATCATCACCGTTTTTATCTATCCCGGATAATTAATAAAGAATAA
- a CDS encoding DUF4115 domain-containing protein: MINIGETLRKKRESKKLTLESVYQATRIPPHILSHLEKEEFDKLAGVLYVKGFLKKYAEFLGLNSSEIVNTYLSSLSQTEPPSVTPVASSKEVFSIFKNKGIIRKIIVGLVLVIAVFLLFKTISFSKKISAMRKEKKISLKEKPAESLFIPKKEALILKIKAKKDTWIQLKADGKIVFQHILKTGTEDSWNAKENFELWVGEAKNLTLFLNEKPLEIKGEGVQKGILIDHAGLHRE, encoded by the coding sequence ATGATAAACATTGGTGAAACATTAAGAAAGAAACGTGAAAGCAAGAAATTAACCTTGGAATCTGTCTATCAGGCTACGCGTATTCCTCCCCATATTCTTTCTCATTTAGAAAAAGAAGAGTTTGATAAATTAGCAGGTGTTTTGTATGTAAAAGGTTTTTTAAAAAAATATGCCGAATTTTTAGGTCTGAATAGTAGCGAAATAGTTAATACCTATCTTTCTTCTCTTTCTCAAACCGAACCTCCTTCTGTTACCCCCGTTGCTTCTTCTAAAGAGGTGTTTTCCATATTCAAGAATAAGGGAATTATCAGAAAAATAATTGTAGGCCTCGTTCTAGTTATTGCAGTGTTTCTTCTTTTTAAAACTATCAGTTTTTCTAAGAAAATATCGGCGATGAGAAAAGAAAAAAAGATTTCTCTGAAGGAGAAACCCGCTGAGAGTCTTTTTATCCCCAAGAAGGAGGCGTTAATCTTAAAGATTAAAGCCAAGAAGGATACATGGATACAGCTCAAGGCAGATGGGAAGATTGTTTTTCAGCACATCTTGAAAACAGGTACTGAAGACTCCTGGAATGCGAAAGAAAATTTTGAACTCTGGGTAGGTGAAGCGAAAAATCTTACTCTTTTCCTTAATGAGAAGCCTTTGGAGATTAAAGGTGAAGGGGTGCAAAAGGGCATTCTCATTGACCATGCAGGGCTACATAGAGAATAG